In one window of Bombus fervidus isolate BK054 chromosome 4, iyBomFerv1, whole genome shotgun sequence DNA:
- the LOC139986697 gene encoding purine nucleoside phosphorylase isoform X2 gives MPFANNDAVNGHNHYPQVKRPTDDEFLYTAVKHHRHNTYTYEALQESAQYLLDRVKIRPKIGIICGSGIGSLAESLENKQCFPYEEIPHFPVSTVKGHQGQMVFGYLKGVPIMCMQGRFHYYEGYPLWKCAMPVRVMKLVGVTHLIATNAAGGLNPTYKVGDIMMVKDHVNMMGFAGNNPLQGPNDDRFGPRFPPMNKAYNAFLLEIGEQVADEMGIKDIVHRGVYTCLGGPNFETVAELKMLRMIGVDAVGMSTVHEVITARHCDLIVFAFSLITNQCSTDYENHEEANHEEVMDVGKARQSLLQDYVSRIVLRLRDILGLETK, from the exons ATGCCTTTCGCGAATAACGACGCTGTCAATGGACACAATCATTACCCGCAGGTGAAACGTCCCACGGatgatgaatttttatacacgGCAGTCAAGCATCATCGGCACAACAC ATATACGTACGAAGCTTTGCAAGAATCAGCGCAATATCTGTTAGACCGTGTCAAGATCAGGCCAAAAATCGGCATCATATGCGGTTCTGGAATAG GTTCCCTGGCAGAATCCCTCGAGAACAAGCAGTGCTTTCCATACGAAGAAATCCCACATTTTCCTGTCTCCACGGTCAAGGGTCACCAAGGACAGATGGTATTCGGTTATCTGAAGGGTGTGCCGATCATGTGCATGCAAGGGAGATTTCATTATTACGAGGGTTATCCACTCTGGAAG TGCGCTATGCCAGTAAGAGTTATGAAGCTCGTAGGCGTGACTCATCTGATCGCGACGAACGCCGCGGGAGGTCTAAATCCCACATACAAGGTTGGCGACATTATGATGGTGAAGGATCACGTGAACATGATGGGTTTTGCTGGGAATAATCCTCTTCAAGGGCCAAACGACGACAG ATTTGGGCCGAGGTTCCCACCGATGAACAAAGCTTACAACGCCTTCCTCTTAGAAATCGGCGAACAGGTAGCGGATGAAATGGGTATAAAAGACATCGTGCACAGAGGCGTGTACACGTGTCTCGGAGGACCAAATTTCGAGACCGTGGCTGAATTGAAGATGTTAAGGATGATCGGTGTCGATGCAGTAG GAATGTCTACGGTTCATGAAGTGATCACTGCCAGGCACTGCGACTTGATCGTCTTTGCTTTCAGTTTGATCACGAATCAATGCAGCACCGATTATGAGAATCACGAAGAAGCGAATCACGAAGAAGTGATGGACGTAGGGAAAGCGAGGCAATCATTGCTGCAGGACTATGTGTCGCGCATCGTGTTGCGTCTACGGGACATATTGGGGCTAGAAACGAAATGA
- the LOC139986697 gene encoding purine nucleoside phosphorylase isoform X1, translating into MPFANNDAVNGHNHYPQVKRPTDDEFLYTAVKHHRHNTYTYEALQESAQYLLDRVKIRPKIGIICGSGIGSTEQNELCPGSLAESLENKQCFPYEEIPHFPVSTVKGHQGQMVFGYLKGVPIMCMQGRFHYYEGYPLWKCAMPVRVMKLVGVTHLIATNAAGGLNPTYKVGDIMMVKDHVNMMGFAGNNPLQGPNDDRFGPRFPPMNKAYNAFLLEIGEQVADEMGIKDIVHRGVYTCLGGPNFETVAELKMLRMIGVDAVGMSTVHEVITARHCDLIVFAFSLITNQCSTDYENHEEANHEEVMDVGKARQSLLQDYVSRIVLRLRDILGLETK; encoded by the exons ATGCCTTTCGCGAATAACGACGCTGTCAATGGACACAATCATTACCCGCAGGTGAAACGTCCCACGGatgatgaatttttatacacgGCAGTCAAGCATCATCGGCACAACAC ATATACGTACGAAGCTTTGCAAGAATCAGCGCAATATCTGTTAGACCGTGTCAAGATCAGGCCAAAAATCGGCATCATATGCGGTTCTGGAATAG GATCAACTGAACAAAACGAGTTGTGTCCAGGTTCCCTGGCAGAATCCCTCGAGAACAAGCAGTGCTTTCCATACGAAGAAATCCCACATTTTCCTGTCTCCACGGTCAAGGGTCACCAAGGACAGATGGTATTCGGTTATCTGAAGGGTGTGCCGATCATGTGCATGCAAGGGAGATTTCATTATTACGAGGGTTATCCACTCTGGAAG TGCGCTATGCCAGTAAGAGTTATGAAGCTCGTAGGCGTGACTCATCTGATCGCGACGAACGCCGCGGGAGGTCTAAATCCCACATACAAGGTTGGCGACATTATGATGGTGAAGGATCACGTGAACATGATGGGTTTTGCTGGGAATAATCCTCTTCAAGGGCCAAACGACGACAG ATTTGGGCCGAGGTTCCCACCGATGAACAAAGCTTACAACGCCTTCCTCTTAGAAATCGGCGAACAGGTAGCGGATGAAATGGGTATAAAAGACATCGTGCACAGAGGCGTGTACACGTGTCTCGGAGGACCAAATTTCGAGACCGTGGCTGAATTGAAGATGTTAAGGATGATCGGTGTCGATGCAGTAG GAATGTCTACGGTTCATGAAGTGATCACTGCCAGGCACTGCGACTTGATCGTCTTTGCTTTCAGTTTGATCACGAATCAATGCAGCACCGATTATGAGAATCACGAAGAAGCGAATCACGAAGAAGTGATGGACGTAGGGAAAGCGAGGCAATCATTGCTGCAGGACTATGTGTCGCGCATCGTGTTGCGTCTACGGGACATATTGGGGCTAGAAACGAAATGA
- the LOC139986697 gene encoding purine nucleoside phosphorylase isoform X4 has product MEKRKEQGSPSAETLKFTVGLYTYEALQESAQYLLDRVKIRPKIGIICGSGIGSLAESLENKQCFPYEEIPHFPVSTVKGHQGQMVFGYLKGVPIMCMQGRFHYYEGYPLWKCAMPVRVMKLVGVTHLIATNAAGGLNPTYKVGDIMMVKDHVNMMGFAGNNPLQGPNDDRFGPRFPPMNKAYNAFLLEIGEQVADEMGIKDIVHRGVYTCLGGPNFETVAELKMLRMIGVDAVGMSTVHEVITARHCDLIVFAFSLITNQCSTDYENHEEANHEEVMDVGKARQSLLQDYVSRIVLRLRDILGLETK; this is encoded by the exons atggaaaaaaggaaggaacaGGGGTCGCCGAGTGCGGAGACATTAAAATTCACAGTGGGATT ATATACGTACGAAGCTTTGCAAGAATCAGCGCAATATCTGTTAGACCGTGTCAAGATCAGGCCAAAAATCGGCATCATATGCGGTTCTGGAATAG GTTCCCTGGCAGAATCCCTCGAGAACAAGCAGTGCTTTCCATACGAAGAAATCCCACATTTTCCTGTCTCCACGGTCAAGGGTCACCAAGGACAGATGGTATTCGGTTATCTGAAGGGTGTGCCGATCATGTGCATGCAAGGGAGATTTCATTATTACGAGGGTTATCCACTCTGGAAG TGCGCTATGCCAGTAAGAGTTATGAAGCTCGTAGGCGTGACTCATCTGATCGCGACGAACGCCGCGGGAGGTCTAAATCCCACATACAAGGTTGGCGACATTATGATGGTGAAGGATCACGTGAACATGATGGGTTTTGCTGGGAATAATCCTCTTCAAGGGCCAAACGACGACAG ATTTGGGCCGAGGTTCCCACCGATGAACAAAGCTTACAACGCCTTCCTCTTAGAAATCGGCGAACAGGTAGCGGATGAAATGGGTATAAAAGACATCGTGCACAGAGGCGTGTACACGTGTCTCGGAGGACCAAATTTCGAGACCGTGGCTGAATTGAAGATGTTAAGGATGATCGGTGTCGATGCAGTAG GAATGTCTACGGTTCATGAAGTGATCACTGCCAGGCACTGCGACTTGATCGTCTTTGCTTTCAGTTTGATCACGAATCAATGCAGCACCGATTATGAGAATCACGAAGAAGCGAATCACGAAGAAGTGATGGACGTAGGGAAAGCGAGGCAATCATTGCTGCAGGACTATGTGTCGCGCATCGTGTTGCGTCTACGGGACATATTGGGGCTAGAAACGAAATGA
- the LOC139986697 gene encoding purine nucleoside phosphorylase isoform X3, translating into MEKRKEQGSPSAETLKFTVGLYTYEALQESAQYLLDRVKIRPKIGIICGSGIGSTEQNELCPGSLAESLENKQCFPYEEIPHFPVSTVKGHQGQMVFGYLKGVPIMCMQGRFHYYEGYPLWKCAMPVRVMKLVGVTHLIATNAAGGLNPTYKVGDIMMVKDHVNMMGFAGNNPLQGPNDDRFGPRFPPMNKAYNAFLLEIGEQVADEMGIKDIVHRGVYTCLGGPNFETVAELKMLRMIGVDAVGMSTVHEVITARHCDLIVFAFSLITNQCSTDYENHEEANHEEVMDVGKARQSLLQDYVSRIVLRLRDILGLETK; encoded by the exons atggaaaaaaggaaggaacaGGGGTCGCCGAGTGCGGAGACATTAAAATTCACAGTGGGATT ATATACGTACGAAGCTTTGCAAGAATCAGCGCAATATCTGTTAGACCGTGTCAAGATCAGGCCAAAAATCGGCATCATATGCGGTTCTGGAATAG GATCAACTGAACAAAACGAGTTGTGTCCAGGTTCCCTGGCAGAATCCCTCGAGAACAAGCAGTGCTTTCCATACGAAGAAATCCCACATTTTCCTGTCTCCACGGTCAAGGGTCACCAAGGACAGATGGTATTCGGTTATCTGAAGGGTGTGCCGATCATGTGCATGCAAGGGAGATTTCATTATTACGAGGGTTATCCACTCTGGAAG TGCGCTATGCCAGTAAGAGTTATGAAGCTCGTAGGCGTGACTCATCTGATCGCGACGAACGCCGCGGGAGGTCTAAATCCCACATACAAGGTTGGCGACATTATGATGGTGAAGGATCACGTGAACATGATGGGTTTTGCTGGGAATAATCCTCTTCAAGGGCCAAACGACGACAG ATTTGGGCCGAGGTTCCCACCGATGAACAAAGCTTACAACGCCTTCCTCTTAGAAATCGGCGAACAGGTAGCGGATGAAATGGGTATAAAAGACATCGTGCACAGAGGCGTGTACACGTGTCTCGGAGGACCAAATTTCGAGACCGTGGCTGAATTGAAGATGTTAAGGATGATCGGTGTCGATGCAGTAG GAATGTCTACGGTTCATGAAGTGATCACTGCCAGGCACTGCGACTTGATCGTCTTTGCTTTCAGTTTGATCACGAATCAATGCAGCACCGATTATGAGAATCACGAAGAAGCGAATCACGAAGAAGTGATGGACGTAGGGAAAGCGAGGCAATCATTGCTGCAGGACTATGTGTCGCGCATCGTGTTGCGTCTACGGGACATATTGGGGCTAGAAACGAAATGA
- the Clp gene encoding cleavage and polyadenylation specificity factor subunit 4 produces the protein MECLVANVDNMRFDIEIALDEQYGALPLPFTGMDKSTAAVCQFYPRGTCVKGASCPFRHVRGDRTIVCKHWLRGLCKKGDQCEFLHEYDMTKMPECYFYSRFNACHNKECPFLHIDPETKVRDCPWYDRGFCRHGPLCRHRHVRRVLCMAYLAGFCPEGPNCKFMHPRFELPAVQDMQPKEGKKVMITCHFCGEGGHKAIYCNKMPPDVREAQVRQEIEGNSHATHHMNMHNGPPPRGPQKPLEEVTCYKCGTKGHYANKCPKGHLAFLSHAGGSGSATQNQNYRR, from the exons atggAGTGTCTAGTGGCGAATGTGGATAATATGCGATTTGATATTGAAATTGCTCTTGATGAACAGTATGGAGCACTTCCTTTACCTTTTACTGGAATGGACA AATCTACTGCTGCAGTATGTCAATTTTATCCAAGAGGTACATGTGTTAAAGGAGCCTCTTGTCCATTTAGGCACGTACGTGGAGATCGTACAATAGTATGTAAACATTGGTTAAGAGGTCTTTGTAAAAAGGGTGATCAGTGTGAATTTTTACATGAATATGATATGACAAAAATGCCAGAATGTTATTTCTATTCCAGATTCA aTGCTTGTCACAATAAAGAATGTCCATTCCTACATATCGACCCAGAAACTAAAGTCAGAGATTGTCCTTGGTATGATCGTGGATTCTGCAGACATGGACCTTTATGTAGACATCGACATGTTCGTCGTGTTTTATGCATGGCTTATTTAGCTGGATTTTGTCCCGAAGGTccaaattgtaaatttatgcA TCCAAGATTTGAATTACCAGCAGTGCAAGATATGCAAcctaaagaaggaaaaaaggtaATGATCACCTGTCACTTTTGTGGGGAAGGTGGCCATAAAgcaatttattgtaataaaatgcCACCTGATGTACGTGAAGCTCAAGTTAGACAAGAAATAGAAGGTAATTCTCATGCTACGCATCACATGAATATGCATAATGGGCCCCCACCAAGAGGGCCTCAAAAGCCGCTAGAAGAAGTCACTTGTTACAAATGTGGAACTAAAGGTCATTATGCCAATAAATGTCCAAAGGGACATTTAGCATTTTTAAGCCATGCTGGGGGTAGTGGAAGTGCTACTCAGAATCAAAATTACCGTAGATGA
- the Abp1 gene encoding actin binding protein 1, producing MSINLTKNKDALVAAWHSVVDDKSSTNWALFGYEGQTNNLKVVGTGNGGLEEMIDRLNSSHIMYAFCRVIDNKTSLPKCLLINWQGEGAPIVRKGTCANHIRDVEKLLKGAHITITARSEDDVEVDSIMEKLARATASAYKFNEPRGENEGNTGPVGTTYRRVIPEQEINATERDQFWQREEMEEKKRLEQERIKCEKERQRLEEEIRTREEKEAMLREQQVTAKENSIARQKLAEQRAEEANNKFNQLAASQHYSNDVEDDHKSRSEELRRQRSKETQQLIAQRTINARAVFEQNSAAGQMKSSPVQQQYIPKNSHVEAAKKAFEESQQKEILHTKVEEEVKTEVNKTHNLDVVTTTASNASLSPNQVQESKLSEPEEEPEQQSATKEAITENELYSQMDGQYLYFDPNNEGMKARALYDYQAADDTEITFDPGDIITHIDAIDEGWWQGLGPDGTYGLFPANYVEVIDYNTT from the exons ATGtcaattaatttaacaaaaaataaagacGCTTTGGTGGCTGCTTGGCACAGCGTAGTCGACGATAAATCGTCTACTAACTG GGCCTTGTTTGGATACGAAGGACAAACTAACAACTTAAAAGTGGTTGGTACTGGAAATGGAGGTCTGGAAGAAATGATTGACCGTTTAAATAGTAGTCATATTATGTATGCCTTTTGTCGTGtaatagataataaaacaAGTCTACCAAAATGTCTCTTAATAAATTGG CAAGGTGAAGGAGCACCAATTGTTAGGAAGGGCACTTGTGCAAATCATATTAGGgatgtagaaaaattattaaaaggtGCACATATAACGATTACTGCTCGCTCTGAAGACGATGTTGAAGTGGATTCTATCATGGAAAAGCTTGCTAGAGCAACAGCTTCGGCATACAAATTTAATGAACCACGTGGGGAAAACGAAGGTAATACAGGTCCTGTGGGTACCACATATCGCAG AGTAATTCCCGAACAAGAAATAAATGCAACAGAACGTGATCAATTTTGGCAAagagaagaaatggaagagaagaaaagactGGAACAAGAACGtataaaatgtgaaaaagaACGGCAACGGCTTGAAGAAGAAATTAGAactagagaagaaaaagaagcaatGCTCAGAGAACAACaa GTCACTGCCAAAGAAAATTCAATAGCGCGACAAAAGTTGGCGGAGCAACGTGCCGAGGAggcgaataataaatttaatcaactAGCCGCAAGTCAACACTATAGCAACGATGTTGAAGACGATCATAAATCGCGAAGCGAAGAATTGCGACGACAAAGAAGTAAAGAAACGCAACAGTTAATTGCTCAAAGAACGATAAATGCAAGAGCTGTTTTCGAACAGAATTCGGCAGCTGGTCAAATGAAGTCTTCTCCAGTGCAGCAACAATATATACCGAAGAATAGTCATGTAGAAGCAGCTAAAAAAGCATTCGAGGAGAGTCAGCAAAAAGAAATACTCCATACAAAAGTGGAAGAGGAAGTGAAAACAGAAGTGAATAAAACACATAACTTAGATGTAGTAACCACCACCGCTTCAAATGCATCTTTATCCCCGAATCAAGTTCAAGAATCTAAATTGTCAGAGCCAGAAGAAGAACCTGAGCAACAATCGGCGACGAAAGAAGCAATTACTGAAAATGAGTTGTACAGTCAAATGGATGGTCAGTACTTATATTTTGACCCAAATAATGAAGGAATGAAAGCAAGAGCCTTATATGACTACCAGGCAGCTGATGATACAGAAATTACTTTTGATCCTGGAGATATTATTACACATATAGATGCTATTGACGAAGGATGGTGGCAAGGTCTTGGTCCCGACGGTACTTATGGACTTTTTCCTGCTAATTATGTCGAAGTTATTGATTACAATACGACATGA
- the LOC139986715 gene encoding U6 snRNA-associated Sm-like protein LSm2, whose product MLFYSFFKSLIGKDVVVELKNDLSICGTLHSVDQYLNIKLTDISVTDPDKYPHMLSVKNCFIRGSVVRYVQLPGDEVDTQLLQDAARKEAAVQAR is encoded by the exons aTG ttgttttattcgtttttcaaATCCTTGATCGGAAAGGACGTAgttgtagaattaaaaaatgatttgaG CATTTGTGGTACTTTGCACTCAGTGGATCAATACCTGAATATAAAGTTAACTGATATAAGTGTGACCGATCCAGATAAATATCCTCACATG TTGTCTGTAAAAAACTGTTTTATTCGAGGATCAGTAGTACGTTATGTACAACTGCCAGGAGATGAAGTGGATACTCAGCTATTACAGGATGCTGCACGCAAAGAAGCAGCAGTTCAAGCAAGATAA